One region of Verrucomicrobiota bacterium genomic DNA includes:
- a CDS encoding ABC transporter permease, producing the protein MLGSLPIAQRARARLEGLGHYALLVRETWRSLTRHPWERGAFSQQLHRIGVQSQPVVLVTGAFTGMVLCAQTLYQFHKVKMDTATLAVVSVSMASELGPVLTGLMVAGRVGAAMAAELGTMKVTEQIDALRALATHPVDYLVAPRLLAALVAMPVLTSESIAIGILAGYATGVGLLGMDPAYSWHNMVRYTHPADVLNGLIKSVFFGGLVATIGCHKGLQCLQGAEGVGKATTEAVVAASIAILISNFFLTLTLNRILG; encoded by the coding sequence ATGCTCGGCTCCCTCCCCATCGCCCAGCGCGCGCGAGCAAGACTCGAAGGATTGGGCCATTACGCACTGCTGGTCCGGGAGACCTGGCGTTCGCTGACCCGGCATCCTTGGGAACGCGGCGCGTTCTCGCAGCAACTCCACCGGATCGGAGTCCAATCCCAGCCGGTCGTCCTGGTCACCGGAGCGTTCACGGGCATGGTGCTCTGCGCCCAAACGCTGTATCAGTTCCACAAGGTCAAGATGGACACGGCGACTCTGGCCGTCGTCAGCGTGTCGATGGCCAGCGAACTGGGCCCGGTGCTGACCGGACTGATGGTGGCCGGACGCGTCGGAGCCGCGATGGCGGCCGAACTCGGCACCATGAAAGTCACCGAGCAAATCGACGCCCTTCGCGCCCTGGCCACTCATCCGGTGGATTACCTGGTCGCTCCCAGACTCCTGGCTGCCTTGGTGGCGATGCCGGTGCTCACCAGCGAATCCATCGCCATCGGCATCCTCGCGGGCTACGCCACCGGCGTTGGCTTGCTCGGCATGGATCCCGCCTATTCCTGGCATAACATGGTCCGCTACACCCATCCCGCGGATGTGCTGAACGGACTGATCAAGTCGGTTTTCTTTGGCGGGCTCGTGGCCACGATCGGCTGTCACAAGGGCCTGCAGTGCCTGCAAGGGGCGGAAGGCGTGGGCAAGGCCACCACAGAAGCCGTCGTGGCGGCGTCCATCGCGATCCTCATTTCCAACTTCTTTCTCACCCTGACCCTTAACCGGATTCTCGGATGA
- a CDS encoding ABC transporter ATP-binding protein, whose amino-acid sequence MKATAGAGALEARSVRKSFGSQSVLQGLDLRIAAGDSVVIMGRSGCGKSVLLKHLIGLLQPDEGEVLVDGENLGDLDERALLRIRRKFGMVFQGSALFDSLSVEDNVAFLLRRERHLTDGEITRRVEEALERVELRGAQTKRPAELSGGMKKRVGLARAIVYHPEILLYDEPTTGLDPVVSDSIDRLIVRVCEEMHVTSVVVTHDMRSARRVGRRVVMLRDGRVYADGSPESVFGSPDPVVRKFVDGDSTSVDSMN is encoded by the coding sequence ATGAAGGCCACGGCCGGCGCGGGCGCCCTCGAAGCCCGAAGTGTTCGCAAGAGCTTCGGTTCCCAAAGCGTCTTGCAAGGCCTCGACCTGCGCATCGCGGCCGGAGATTCCGTGGTGATCATGGGGCGCAGCGGATGCGGGAAGAGTGTTTTGCTCAAACACCTCATCGGATTGTTGCAGCCGGATGAGGGAGAAGTCCTCGTCGATGGGGAGAATCTTGGCGACCTTGACGAACGGGCGCTGCTCCGAATCCGGCGAAAGTTCGGCATGGTGTTCCAGGGCTCGGCCCTCTTCGATTCCCTCTCCGTGGAGGACAATGTCGCCTTCCTCCTCCGCCGCGAGCGCCATCTCACCGACGGCGAAATCACGAGGCGAGTGGAGGAGGCGCTCGAAAGGGTCGAGCTTCGCGGAGCCCAAACCAAGAGGCCCGCCGAGCTCTCGGGGGGCATGAAGAAGAGGGTCGGACTGGCCCGGGCCATCGTCTACCACCCCGAAATCCTGCTTTACGACGAGCCCACGACGGGGCTCGATCCCGTCGTCTCCGACAGCATCGACCGGCTGATTGTTCGTGTTTGCGAGGAAATGCACGTCACCTCCGTGGTGGTCACTCATGACATGCGCAGCGCCCGCCGGGTAGGGCGTCGCGTGGTCATGCTGCGAGACGGACGCGTTTACGCCGATGGCTCGCCCGAATCAGTCTTTGGCTCGCCCGATCCCGTCGTAAGAAAATTCGTGGACGGGGATTCCACCTCCGTCGACTCTATGAATTGA
- a CDS encoding MCE family protein produces the protein MSTERSTWKVGLFVLTGLVLMAGLMIYFSKGIGVFSRYYEIYLVTQNVGGIKTMASVLMAGVPIGTVSAADLGPLGTNVTLSLRIDPRFLIPSNSLFVIEQSGFLGDQYVSVYPSRTGAQPLKEGAIVRCQEPFNLQEVARSAAGFIHRIDETARKLNDAITRVDRSVLDETTLGHLSSTIRNFREVSDKALATMDGLDRVVQSNIPPVTLAVSNVLAFSEQLGRAAGELEGLLHSNRAEIETIVKNVESTSGILKQFVTDLNSGQGLLGAMLRQRPAETNMAQTLHHLTLVSSNLSFTTSNLNARGLWGVMFAPKPAKPATTPRRPSRP, from the coding sequence ATGAGCACGGAACGATCAACCTGGAAAGTGGGACTCTTCGTCCTCACGGGATTGGTTCTGATGGCCGGCCTCATGATTTATTTCAGTAAGGGCATTGGAGTTTTCTCCCGATATTACGAAATCTACCTGGTCACCCAAAACGTTGGAGGCATCAAGACGATGGCCTCGGTTTTGATGGCGGGCGTTCCCATCGGCACGGTCAGCGCCGCGGATTTGGGTCCGCTCGGCACCAATGTCACCCTCTCGCTCCGGATCGACCCGCGATTCCTGATCCCCTCCAATTCCCTGTTCGTCATCGAGCAGTCGGGATTCCTGGGTGACCAGTACGTGTCCGTCTATCCGTCCAGAACCGGCGCGCAGCCCCTGAAAGAAGGGGCCATCGTCCGGTGCCAGGAACCCTTCAACCTTCAGGAAGTGGCGCGCTCGGCGGCGGGATTCATTCATCGCATCGATGAAACCGCGCGAAAACTCAACGACGCCATCACCCGGGTGGATCGCTCCGTCCTGGACGAAACGACGCTCGGCCATCTCTCCTCCACGATTCGCAATTTTCGCGAGGTCTCCGACAAGGCCCTGGCCACCATGGATGGATTGGATCGCGTGGTCCAATCCAACATTCCTCCGGTCACGCTCGCCGTCAGCAACGTGCTGGCGTTTTCCGAGCAGTTAGGCCGTGCCGCGGGAGAACTCGAGGGCCTGCTTCATTCCAATCGCGCGGAAATCGAAACCATCGTGAAAAACGTTGAATCCACATCCGGGATCTTGAAACAATTCGTGACCGACCTGAACAGTGGCCAGGGGCTGCTGGGTGCCATGCTGCGCCAGCGTCCGGCGGAAACCAACATGGCCCAGACCTTGCACCACCTGACTTTGGTCAGCAGCAATTTGTCCTTCACCACCAGCAATCTCAACGCTCGCGGCCTCTGGGGGGTGATGTTCGCACCCAAGCCGGCCAAGCCCGCCACCACCCCCCGCCGCCCAAGCCGTCCCTAA
- a CDS encoding TRAM domain-containing protein, whose protein sequence is MVLWTLRILFLSLCTLGGYAVGAVQPDLVSKPVFGVMIGFGFGGLLIAIDEMLKGFSLRAFSAATFGLVLGTLIAWLVDRSELFVYAEPRARWLIRLSLFIGFSYIGMVLAMRSNKEDFSLIIPFVRFTAQNEPKELILLDTSAVVDGRIAGLLESGFLEGIVLVPRFVLRELQQIADSNDPAKRARGRRGFEMLSRLQRNPKVEVKIHEMDVESEAGVDAKLVLLGRALNARVFTTDYNLGKIAELQAVRYVNINELAQSLKATILPGETVSLKVVREGKDKGQGIGYLNDGTMVVVNQAHHLVGQLVDAQVQSLLQTNSGVIAFADVRGTTTS, encoded by the coding sequence ATGGTTCTCTGGACCCTCCGCATCCTTTTCCTCTCCCTTTGCACCCTGGGTGGCTACGCCGTGGGCGCCGTCCAGCCCGATCTGGTTTCCAAACCCGTCTTCGGCGTCATGATCGGATTTGGTTTCGGTGGCCTGCTCATTGCCATTGACGAGATGTTGAAGGGCTTTTCCTTGCGCGCCTTCTCCGCGGCCACGTTCGGACTTGTCCTGGGAACCCTCATCGCCTGGCTGGTGGATCGTTCGGAGCTCTTCGTCTATGCCGAGCCCCGCGCCCGTTGGCTCATCCGCCTCTCCCTCTTCATTGGCTTCAGCTACATCGGCATGGTGCTGGCCATGCGGAGCAACAAAGAAGATTTTTCACTCATCATTCCGTTCGTGCGCTTCACCGCCCAAAATGAGCCCAAGGAACTCATCCTGCTCGATACCAGCGCGGTCGTGGACGGGCGCATCGCCGGTTTGCTCGAGTCCGGCTTCCTCGAAGGCATCGTACTCGTGCCGCGCTTCGTGCTCCGGGAGTTGCAACAGATCGCCGATTCCAACGACCCCGCCAAGCGGGCTCGAGGACGCCGCGGGTTCGAAATGCTCAGCCGTCTGCAACGCAACCCGAAAGTCGAAGTGAAAATCCATGAAATGGATGTGGAATCGGAGGCCGGTGTGGACGCCAAACTGGTGCTCCTCGGACGAGCCCTGAACGCCCGCGTGTTCACCACGGACTACAACTTGGGAAAAATCGCCGAACTCCAAGCCGTCCGCTACGTGAACATCAACGAACTGGCGCAATCGCTCAAAGCCACCATCCTCCCGGGCGAAACGGTAAGTCTGAAAGTCGTTCGCGAAGGGAAAGACAAGGGCCAGGGCATCGGCTACCTCAACGACGGCACCATGGTCGTGGTCAACCAAGCCCACCATCTCGTGGGACAATTGGTGGACGCCCAAGTGCAAAGTCTGTTGCAAACCAATTCCGGCGTCATCGCGTTCGCCGATGTCCGGGGGACCACCACCAGTTAG
- a CDS encoding DUF2007 domain-containing protein, producing the protein MQLVTVFKTFSPAEAQIVRSRLEVAGLAASVAHEIAALSLEGYSMAAGGILVQVAEEDARDARELLQAPPESPVSVEA; encoded by the coding sequence ATGCAACTCGTCACCGTGTTTAAGACGTTTAGCCCGGCCGAAGCCCAAATCGTCCGCTCCAGGCTTGAAGTAGCCGGACTCGCGGCCTCCGTCGCTCATGAAATCGCCGCGCTTTCGCTCGAAGGCTACAGCATGGCCGCCGGTGGCATCCTGGTCCAAGTGGCCGAGGAAGACGCGAGGGACGCGCGCGAGCTTTTGCAGGCGCCTCCCGAGAGCCCGGTTTCGGTTGAAGCATGA
- a CDS encoding FAD-binding protein, protein MSSLRLYERLRRQLAPGEIQLETEVRTQHSGDQWFARELPDAVALPRSLRSVRRILAFAHRHRLPVTPRGAGYGYVGGCVPVRGGIALSLARLNRIREINPADFVAVVEPGVLTAELQSAAESRGLFYPPDPASRADCSIGGNIATNAGGPRCLKYGVTRDYVLGLEVVLADGTLVRLGGRTHKNKTGFDLHRLFVGSEGLLGVVTEATLKLLPLPPFRACLSAGFGSMAHAARAIREVFAAGFLPAALEVADAFTLAAARKRTGSRRLDGCNAHLLIELDGQEKSVRFETAMLARRLQDLDAVFVQKGFGAESCEQFWQLRREFSYALRDTGLTKLNEDIVVPRGALEDLFRLAASLQSKHQLSVACFGHAGDGNIHVNVMIDSSKPEERRRGDRALDELFRGVLALDGVITGEHGIGLAKKPWWRMALSRESRHLHQQLKSALDPNHILNPGKFLG, encoded by the coding sequence ATGAGTTCCTTGCGCCTTTACGAGCGCTTGCGCCGTCAATTGGCGCCGGGCGAAATCCAACTCGAAACCGAAGTCCGCACCCAGCATTCCGGCGATCAATGGTTCGCGAGGGAACTGCCGGACGCGGTGGCGCTTCCAAGGTCCCTCAGGAGTGTCAGGCGCATTCTGGCCTTTGCCCATCGCCATCGGCTTCCCGTCACCCCGCGCGGCGCCGGATACGGCTACGTGGGAGGCTGCGTCCCGGTCCGCGGCGGCATCGCGCTCTCCCTGGCCCGCCTGAATCGCATCCGGGAAATCAACCCCGCGGACTTTGTCGCGGTCGTCGAACCCGGCGTGCTGACGGCGGAATTGCAGTCGGCGGCCGAAAGCCGGGGCCTGTTCTATCCGCCTGACCCGGCCAGCCGCGCGGATTGCTCGATCGGCGGGAATATTGCGACCAACGCAGGGGGCCCGCGTTGCTTGAAGTATGGCGTAACCCGAGACTACGTGCTCGGCCTCGAAGTCGTTCTCGCCGACGGCACGTTGGTGCGGTTGGGCGGACGCACCCACAAGAACAAGACGGGATTTGATTTGCACCGGTTGTTCGTGGGCTCCGAGGGCTTGCTGGGAGTCGTCACGGAAGCCACGCTTAAACTGCTTCCCCTGCCCCCTTTCCGCGCCTGCTTGTCCGCGGGATTTGGATCCATGGCTCACGCGGCCCGAGCCATCCGGGAAGTATTCGCCGCCGGCTTCCTCCCCGCCGCCTTGGAAGTGGCGGACGCCTTCACCCTGGCCGCGGCCCGCAAGCGCACGGGATCTCGCCGCCTTGACGGATGCAACGCGCATCTTCTCATCGAACTCGATGGCCAGGAAAAATCCGTCCGCTTCGAGACCGCCATGCTCGCCCGGCGCCTCCAGGATCTCGACGCGGTGTTCGTGCAGAAAGGATTCGGCGCCGAATCCTGTGAGCAGTTCTGGCAGCTCCGAAGGGAATTCTCCTACGCGCTCCGCGATACGGGATTGACCAAATTGAATGAGGACATCGTGGTGCCGCGTGGCGCGTTGGAAGACCTCTTCCGCCTCGCCGCGAGCCTGCAAAGCAAGCATCAGCTCAGCGTGGCGTGCTTCGGCCACGCCGGCGACGGCAACATCCATGTCAACGTGATGATCGACTCCTCGAAGCCGGAGGAAAGGCGGCGGGGCGATCGCGCCCTGGACGAGTTGTTTCGTGGTGTCCTCGCTCTGGACGGCGTCATCACAGGCGAGCACGGAATCGGCCTGGCCAAAAAGCCGTGGTGGAGGATGGCTTTGTCCAGGGAATCACGCCATTTGCACCAGCAACTAAAGTCGGCCCTGGATCCGAATCACATTCTGAATCCGGGAAAATTCCTCGGCTGA
- the rsmI gene encoding 16S rRNA (cytidine(1402)-2'-O)-methyltransferase has protein sequence MSEQETESFGPDAEPGLTQALPPLRPGTLYVVATPIGNLEDMTLRAIRVLKECTVIAAEDTRHTSKLLRRLGVWKPLVSCHQFNEARRGEDLVERLRRGEIVALVSDAGTPGISDPGERIVRKAVEAGLRVEPVPGPCALIAALAASALPTEVFHFAGFPPHKGAARRTFLARAGQWPGTLVLYESPYRLLKLLEEIGEIWPARRVVIARELTKKFEEFQRGTAAELARKFQEKSTRGEFVVLLEPLEP, from the coding sequence ATGAGCGAGCAGGAAACGGAATCGTTCGGCCCGGACGCCGAACCCGGGTTGACTCAAGCGTTGCCGCCGTTGCGCCCGGGGACATTGTATGTGGTGGCCACGCCGATTGGGAATCTGGAAGACATGACGCTCCGGGCCATCCGGGTGTTGAAGGAGTGCACCGTGATTGCCGCGGAGGACACGCGGCACACCTCGAAGCTCTTGCGGCGCCTGGGAGTGTGGAAGCCGCTCGTCAGTTGTCATCAATTCAACGAGGCTCGCCGTGGTGAGGACTTGGTCGAGCGACTGCGAAGAGGGGAAATCGTCGCGCTGGTTTCGGATGCGGGCACCCCGGGCATCAGCGATCCAGGCGAGCGGATTGTTCGCAAAGCGGTGGAGGCGGGGCTCCGTGTCGAGCCGGTGCCCGGTCCTTGCGCCTTGATCGCCGCGCTGGCCGCGAGCGCGCTGCCGACCGAGGTGTTTCATTTCGCGGGATTTCCCCCCCACAAAGGAGCCGCCCGCCGGACCTTCCTGGCCCGGGCAGGTCAATGGCCCGGCACCCTGGTGCTGTATGAATCTCCCTACCGGTTGCTCAAGCTCCTGGAGGAGATCGGCGAGATCTGGCCCGCTCGCCGGGTGGTCATCGCCCGTGAGCTCACCAAAAAGTTCGAAGAATTCCAGCGGGGAACCGCGGCGGAACTCGCGCGGAAATTTCAGGAGAAATCAACGCGGGGAGAGTTTGTGGTGTTGCTGGAACCGCTTGAACCTTAA